One Mya arenaria isolate MELC-2E11 chromosome 5, ASM2691426v1 genomic window carries:
- the LOC128233881 gene encoding uncharacterized protein LOC128233881 has translation MEDYMGLVERIKIPDERHKMVQALSAIGGVNVRDNVKNILEKLMSNELISLFNMKGNNNKLSFKSSAICGIVIASAMKTKVKEGMTEHEHEVMLAVQTCLKYAPDRRGGGGRKKTTP, from the exons ATGGAGGATTACATGGGACTGGTGGAGAGGATTAAAATACCAGATGAAAGACACAAAATG GTGCAGGCTCTCTCGGCCATCGGAGGTGTTAACGTGAGGGACAACGTGAAGAACATCCTGGAAAA ATTGATGTCCAATGAGCTGATCTCCCTGTTTAACATGAAGGGCAACAACAATAAACTTTCCTTCAAATCCTCTGCTATTTGTGGAATTGTGATTg cCAGTGCTATGAAAACAAAGGTGAAAGAGGGCATGACGGAGCATGAGCATGAGGTGATGTTGGCAGTCCAGACTTGTTTGAAGTATGCCCCAGATCGTCGGGGTGGAGGCGGACGCAAGAAAACTACTCCCTAA